One window of the Natrinema sp. CBA1119 genome contains the following:
- a CDS encoding cob(I)yrinic acid a,c-diamide adenosyltransferase → MNDDRRSDSPIENTPGQGRTPEPERIEPAAPEEFGLVQVWWGDGKGKTTATLGMGVRAAGHGYRVHMLQFMKGGASSVDAVRGEYNAMAMLPGLSYENLGHYGWHGMADGSDEADHEAEAQAGLERARELLEAAGATDLDEPIDLDAEPEAGVHMLILDEILYAADRGLLSESDVHDLIDAKPDGLELVLSGSHTEPSYLTDRADLITNVRKVKHPIDDGQRARRGTEF, encoded by the coding sequence ATGAACGACGACCGGAGATCGGACTCGCCGATCGAGAACACGCCGGGACAGGGACGAACGCCGGAACCCGAGCGGATCGAGCCGGCCGCACCCGAGGAGTTCGGCCTCGTCCAGGTCTGGTGGGGCGACGGGAAAGGGAAGACGACCGCGACGCTCGGCATGGGAGTGCGCGCCGCGGGCCACGGCTACCGCGTCCACATGCTCCAGTTCATGAAGGGTGGGGCCTCGAGCGTCGACGCGGTGCGCGGCGAGTACAACGCGATGGCCATGCTCCCCGGGCTGAGCTACGAGAACCTCGGCCACTACGGCTGGCACGGGATGGCAGACGGCAGCGACGAGGCGGACCACGAGGCCGAAGCGCAGGCCGGCCTCGAGCGCGCTCGCGAACTGCTCGAAGCGGCGGGAGCGACCGACCTCGACGAGCCGATTGACCTCGACGCGGAGCCGGAAGCGGGCGTCCACATGCTGATCCTTGACGAAATCCTCTACGCCGCGGATCGCGGCCTGCTCTCCGAGTCGGACGTTCACGACCTCATCGACGCGAAGCCGGACGGCCTCGAGCTCGTGTTGTCAGGCAGCCATACCGAGCCGTCGTACCTGACGGATCGCGCCGACCTGATCACGAACGTCCGAAAGGTGAAACACCCGATCGACGACGGACAGCGGGCGCGACGCGGCACCGAGTTCTGA
- a CDS encoding helix-turn-helix domain-containing protein, with the protein MSLEFSSSDDAPAFERVIAALDDDSCREIIAVLEEPMTVPDIAEATDRPLSTTYRKLDALTEAGLVDETVGVRHGGHHRSRYVANLNRISIGLDDDNELYADIDRSAELSIWSNAKREF; encoded by the coding sequence ATGTCTCTCGAATTCTCCTCGTCCGACGATGCACCCGCCTTCGAGCGGGTGATCGCCGCGCTCGACGACGACTCCTGTCGGGAGATCATCGCGGTGCTCGAGGAGCCGATGACCGTCCCCGATATCGCCGAGGCGACGGATCGTCCGCTCTCGACGACGTATCGCAAACTTGACGCACTGACCGAGGCCGGGTTGGTCGACGAGACCGTCGGCGTCCGTCACGGCGGCCACCATCGGTCACGGTACGTCGCCAACCTCAATCGGATCTCGATCGGACTCGACGACGACAACGAGCTGTACGCCGATATTGATCGGTCGGCCGAGCTGAGTATCTGGTCAAACGCGAAGCGAGAGTTCTGA
- a CDS encoding FAD-dependent oxidoreductase, whose translation MDDRTDVLVIGGGATGTGIARDLSLRGVDVTLAERGGLSSGTSGRSHGLLHSGARYAEADGREARECLEENRILRDIAGDCIRNTGGLFVQLADDDPTYFEAKRDACEDVGIPTDVIDGESAREAVPGLAADVERAMRVPDAVVAPSRLVAANAVDASEHGARVRTHVPVTSMTVEDDRVTAVTLGGDAGETLRPRYVVNATGPHAGRVAEMTDVSVSMRPTRGVMVSVEYDGLEPVVNRCREPDDGDIVVPHDGEVVLGTTSVPVDDPDDYERADWEIERTVEECAAMLPWVAESERVRTWWGVRPLYEPDEAARGGRGISRGFHLLEHADEDVENCCSVVSGKLTTYRRMAEATADLVCDRFGVDADCETAERRLPSASDPARLDEFVRRFDGQGPTDEDLVGR comes from the coding sequence ATGGACGATCGAACGGACGTTCTCGTCATCGGCGGCGGTGCGACCGGAACGGGAATCGCCAGAGACCTCTCGCTGCGAGGCGTCGACGTCACGCTCGCCGAGCGAGGTGGACTGTCGTCGGGCACCTCGGGGCGGTCACACGGCCTGCTCCACAGCGGCGCTCGCTACGCCGAGGCCGACGGGAGGGAGGCGCGGGAGTGCCTCGAGGAGAACCGTATCCTCCGGGACATCGCCGGCGACTGTATCCGGAACACGGGAGGGCTGTTCGTGCAACTGGCCGACGACGATCCGACCTACTTCGAGGCGAAGCGCGACGCCTGCGAGGACGTCGGGATTCCGACCGACGTGATCGACGGGGAGAGCGCTCGCGAAGCAGTCCCGGGCCTCGCCGCGGACGTCGAACGGGCCATGCGGGTCCCGGACGCGGTCGTCGCTCCCTCCCGGCTGGTCGCCGCCAACGCGGTCGACGCCAGCGAGCACGGCGCTCGAGTCCGAACGCACGTACCGGTCACGTCGATGACCGTCGAGGACGACCGGGTGACGGCCGTCACGCTCGGCGGCGACGCCGGCGAGACGCTCCGGCCGCGATACGTGGTGAACGCGACCGGGCCCCACGCGGGCCGGGTCGCGGAGATGACCGACGTCTCCGTTTCGATGCGACCGACACGGGGCGTCATGGTCTCGGTCGAATACGACGGCCTCGAGCCGGTGGTAAATCGCTGCCGCGAGCCCGACGACGGAGACATCGTCGTCCCGCACGACGGCGAGGTCGTCCTCGGGACGACGAGCGTTCCGGTCGACGATCCGGACGACTACGAGCGGGCCGACTGGGAGATCGAACGGACGGTCGAGGAGTGCGCGGCGATGCTCCCGTGGGTTGCCGAGAGCGAGCGCGTTCGAACGTGGTGGGGCGTCCGCCCGCTGTACGAACCCGACGAAGCCGCTCGCGGCGGCCGCGGTATCTCGAGGGGGTTCCACCTGCTCGAACACGCCGACGAGGACGTTGAAAACTGCTGTAGCGTCGTCAGCGGGAAACTGACGACCTACCGCCGGATGGCCGAGGCGACCGCCGATCTCGTCTGCGACCGGTTCGGGGTCGACGCCGATTGTGAGACCGCGGAGCGGCGACTCCCGAGCGCATCGGACCCCGCACGGCTCGACGAATTCGTCCGGCGGTTCGACGGGCAGGGACCGACGGACGAGGATCTCGTCGGCCGATAA